In Beijerinckia indica subsp. indica ATCC 9039, the genomic window CGATCTCGATCTCGCAGGTCTGTTCGCGGCCTGCGAGAAGGACCCGGTCCTGCGTGAAGATGTTGAGCAATTGATCAAGGATGTCAGCCGCAAGCTGCCGCGCGGCTGTAGCGATCAGGGAGAGACACTCATGGCGGAGATTGATGCCTTGATCGAAGATGCCCGTGCCTCGACGCTCGGCCGCGTCCTGCGTTAGATGCGTTTTCGAAAGGCTGTGGATGCGTCTCCTCTCGCTCTCGCTTGAACGCTTCGGCCCCTTCACCGATCGCCTTCTGACCTTTCGTGAGGGCGCGAAACTGCATCTCGTCCACGGGCCGAACGAGGCGGGCAAAAGTTCGTCATTGGCCGCGATCGGCGATCTTCTCTTCGGCATTCCCCGCAAGACACGTTTTGCCTTTGTGCATCAGGAACGCGATTTGCGCCTTGGCGCGACCCTGTTGTCGCGTGAGGGGCTCCGTTTTGATTTTCGTCGTAAGCCCGGTGGAAAAGGCGCCTTGATCGGGGCCGACGGCAATACGCTACCCGATGATGCACTGGCGCCATGGCTGGGCGGTCTCTCGCGTGAGGTGTTTGGCCATGCCTTCGGCCTCGATGCGGAGAGTCTGCGCGCCAATGCTGAAATGCTCCTCGACGCCGAGGGCGATATGGGCGCGAGCCTCTTGGCAGCTGCTTCCGGCTTGCGCGGTCTCGTCACCCTGCGCCAGACCCTCGATGACGAAGCAGACCAGATCTATGGCGAACGCAAGGCTCAGCACCGGCTCTTCTATCAGGCGCTTGCCCGTTACGAGGAGGCGAGCGAGGCGATCCGCAAGGATGAACTCAAAGCGGATGATTGGAAGACGCTCAATGCCGAAATCGAAAGGCTGGGAGCGGACCGTCACTCTCTCAAGGAACAAAGGGTGGATCTTGCGCGGGAACAGGCACGGCTCGAACGATTGAAACGGATCGCGCCGCTGTTCGATGCGATCGACGGACGTATGCGGCAGATCGAGGCTTTGGGTGATCTGCCGGAGGTCCCGCCAGGCTTTGCGCGGCATATCGAAGACGAATTGAATGCGGCCGAAGCCGCGCGCAAGCGTCTCGCCGATTTGCTGGGGGAGAAGCAACGCGCCGAACATGAACTCGCCTCGATCGCAATCGATATACATTTGCTTGATCAGGCCGAGACGATCAGTGAGTTGTTTGCCCGTACGCAAGCTTATGCCGCGAGCCGCAAGGATCTCCCGCGCGTGGTGAGCGAAAGGGATGAGAAGGAAGCGGCATTGCGCCAATGCGGCGCGAGCCTCGGCCTCACCGAGGGCATTTTGCGGGAGGATCAGCAACCAAGTTCCGCCGCCATTGCCCGTGTCACCCATCTCATCAGAAAGGGGCGAGCCGCCGCGAATGAAGTGGAAAGCCTTCGGCACAATTTGCGGAAGGAGGAAGACAGGCAGCGTGACTTATTGCGGGAAAAGGAACGCCTCGGTGTTTTGAGCGATCCCGCGCCCTTGCTGGAACAAATGGCTCGCTTGGGCGCATTCGAGACCGAAATCGCGAAATATACGGATTTACGTCAGAAAATTCGTGCGGAGACACAGGCGCTCGATGAGGCGGCTGCGCGGCTTCAGCCGAGAGTGACAAGGCTCGATGATGTCGTTTCACGGCCGTTGCCGAGCAATGCAACGATCCAGCGGTTTCAAACCGATTTCGCCACGCTCGAGACGGAGATCCGGCGCGAGGAGGAAAAACGCGGCGAGGCTTTGGAACGGGCCGCAAATGCGCGGGAAGAGCTTGCAAGGCTCGCCGGCGAGGGGCCAGTGCCCTCGCGCGAGGCGATATTGGCGGCGCGTGGCGCGCGCGAGGCTCTTTGGGACAAGTTGCGACAAGATTTGCTGAATCCCGGCACTGAGTTGCAAGCGGCCCGCGTGGAAACAATCGCCGCTTTCGATCGCTGCCGTTTGGAAGCCGATGATCTTGCCGATCGCGCGGCGGGAGAGGCACAGAGGATCGCAGCTCATCTGCGCTTCACGCAAAGTCTCAAGGATGAAGAACGTAAGGCCGATGAGGCGGTACACAAACTGGCGGACCAGCGGGCACGCCAGCAAAGCCTTGCCGAAACTTGGGGTGAGGCCTGGGCCGGCAGCGGTCTCACGCCTCTGATGCCCGCTGAAATGCAGGCTTTCGCAATGCAGCTCAATGAGCTTTTGCGGCGGCGTGAGGGGCTTTTGCGCGAGCATGCGGCTTGGACCGAAAGTGAGGCGCGTCTCGCCGTGGCACGCCCAGGCCTCGCGGCTCTGGCCAAAATCCTGAATCTGGAAGTGCTTTCGCTCGAAACCGTTGAAGCGGAGGATCTCGCAAATCTCTACGGCCGGATCGGGCGGCTGGTGCAAGCCCGTAAAGACGCCTGGGACGGCGCGCGCGATCTCGCCGCGCGGGAGCGCCAATTCGCCGAAAGCATTACCGATCTCAGAAATGCGGTTTTGGAGAGCGAGCGCGACCATGCTGTCTTTGCTACCAAGTGGAGTGAAGCGGTCAGCGCGATCGGGCTTCGCCGCGAGGCCCTGATCGAAGAGGCGGAGGCCGCGCTGGATGTCTGGCGACAGGCACCAGCA contains:
- a CDS encoding ATP-binding protein, which translates into the protein MRLLSLSLERFGPFTDRLLTFREGAKLHLVHGPNEAGKSSSLAAIGDLLFGIPRKTRFAFVHQERDLRLGATLLSREGLRFDFRRKPGGKGALIGADGNTLPDDALAPWLGGLSREVFGHAFGLDAESLRANAEMLLDAEGDMGASLLAAASGLRGLVTLRQTLDDEADQIYGERKAQHRLFYQALARYEEASEAIRKDELKADDWKTLNAEIERLGADRHSLKEQRVDLAREQARLERLKRIAPLFDAIDGRMRQIEALGDLPEVPPGFARHIEDELNAAEAARKRLADLLGEKQRAEHELASIAIDIHLLDQAETISELFARTQAYAASRKDLPRVVSERDEKEAALRQCGASLGLTEGILREDQQPSSAAIARVTHLIRKGRAAANEVESLRHNLRKEEDRQRDLLREKERLGVLSDPAPLLEQMARLGAFETEIAKYTDLRQKIRAETQALDEAAARLQPRVTRLDDVVSRPLPSNATIQRFQTDFATLETEIRREEEKRGEALERAANAREELARLAGEGPVPSREAILAARGAREALWDKLRQDLLNPGTELQAARVETIAAFDRCRLEADDLADRAAGEAQRIAAHLRFTQSLKDEERKADEAVHKLADQRARQQSLAETWGEAWAGSGLTPLMPAEMQAFAMQLNELLRRREGLLREHAAWTESEARLAVARPGLAALAKILNLEVLSLETVEAEDLANLYGRIGRLVQARKDAWDGARDLAARERQFAESITDLRNAVLESERDHAVFATKWSEAVSAIGLRREALIEEAEAALDVWRQAPALFEARNNRARRVEGMQRDQKLFESETVPLLADVAPDLAALPHDHAIKTLHTRLVAMQKDQSRREECCKTLQRFEVEMSSAEKTLEQAEARLADHAASIGAARDDLAGLWPRLAERESFQKEIEARKQQIHDLADGYAEADLRDELAASDRDRLDADLQALREEGERLVQKSNEIYASQERHLERRQKLEGGDGVQAEIALQRRRNAEAEMLAAARDYVVKKIGGKLIERAITRAREERQSPLLRRASEIFAHLTGGDWAAIEQEFDADDKPHLVGRKSRETIRREDTKEESAGKAVPVIGMSEGTRDQLYLALRLAYLTDYAERAEAAPFIGDDLFASFDDVRTGHGLRALAAIGDLVQPILFTHHHHVVEIAKAALGDAVDVIELYQRS